The genomic interval AGCTATGATGACAACACGTTCGTCTAGTTATTGGTCGGTCatgtaatgacaccacttctcgtctattggacggaatagcttcatttgcacatGCGCTAATAGAGTATAATACGGttgtacgtacagtactgaACGTGTACGGTCGCAGGCggctactatacccttagtccggatatccgggcctcgggtaaaaACGATCCACAATCGGGTAACCCGTATTAGCGGACGTTTGACGCAATGACAGACGAGTTATTGCAAGAGAGTGTAAGTTTTTGGTTGCGCTTACCAAATGAAACTACGCTTCGTATCTTTATCTTGTTGGAAGACGCCGAACTTCTCGCTTGTGCACTGGCTTGCAAACATTGGTATCAACTATTCTGTGATCCTATGTTATGGAAACGCAAGCTACAGAGACGCTATGCATCTAATAGTCCACTCACACAGAcgtcttctttgcaatttGATGAtctttgtatgtatatgtcGACATACCAAAGGCTACAAGACGAAGTTCCACGAGTTTGTGTGCAAGAATTGAAACAACACAGCGACGAGGTCCTTCATGTGTCTTTTTCTCACAACGCTCACTTGGCAGCTACTTGTTCAAGAGACAGCACAACTCGTATCTGGAAAATCAACAGACACATGCTACTTGAAGAGAAATGCGTAGTGAGTGTGAGATCTTCCAGTTCAGACATAAATTCAATGGATTCAGCACATCGATCATATTTTAGTCCTGATGATTCATATTTGGCTATTTGTGGGGCTCTTGCAGATGACACTCTGGCTGGTGTAGTCAAAGTTTATGATGTAGCAACTAATCGTTTCACGGTTGACCATGTTGTCATGCCATCTGATGTGTATACTACTTGGATCAGTGTTTCAGACTTAATTATTGGCTATGGTGACTTTGACAGATCAAACAAAACGTCACTGTTTACTCTGTATCGAGTAGATGCAAGGTGTGACTATCCACTGGAGGGAATGTGCTGTATAAAACTACCAGGAGAAGGATTTATTCGTCAATTGAGTGCAGCATGCATGAAACACGAGCAATCCAGACATTTGTTTTATGTTAGTGACGGTGAATGGACGTATCCTAATCAGGTTGCTTGTGTGGATATTACTATGAGAAAGAACTCGACTGGGAGTGATGGTCATCATCTTCCCACTGTTAGCCCTAGTGCACTGGCTGACTTGAATTCATTCATTGTTGGTTTGCAAGTTTCTGCTGACGGATCGTTGGTATTTGTTAATTGTCGACCTATCACTTCTGGAAATAAAGTCCAATTAGACAACAAACTGATGGCTAGTGAGAAAATGGAATTGAGAGTGTTTATGGCAAGCAAGTTAGAGCTTCTTCACATAATGCAAGGACATGCAGGCTATTCACAATCAATGTGTTACTATATTTTATTAGATTCATCTACTCAGCTCGTTGCAAGGCAAGTCATTGATACAATTTTTATAACAGAATGGTAATCACAGATTAGTGTTTGATATTTAGTGGCTCTGAAGATAGTTGTGCATATGTATGGGATCAGGCATCTAGAACCATGGCTGCCAAACTGGAAGGTCATGCTGCACTAGTGAATGCAGTAGCATTTAATAAACTAAATGAAGAGATGTTGATCAGTGTTAGTGATGATGGCATTATCAGAGTGTGGCACTCCCATAAACTGGTCAGGACAGTTAGCCAATTGTGATCGCTAGCTTAGCTTAGAGAACATGCATAAACACAGCAATAAATGTGAAGTTTAATTGTGAagttgttgtgatgtgtttgcttCTACAATGTACTCTGGTTTCTGTTTAATAGTCAGATCAGTCTGTTGGTAGATTTAGAAGAGCTTTGTATTGTTGTACGCAACAATCTAACTTCTGCACTGCCTTTGCCAGAAATTGTAGAAAATACACTGGATAACAGTTCAGTTTTATCACCAAATTTGGAAGCTCATCAAGGTGACCAATCAACGATTATCTAGGAATTTGGACTAGACAAGATCTAAGTGGCTACCCAACCAATTAACCAAGTCTCCAATGCTATACACAAGCGTGGGTACTGTTCTTACAGATGTAATCATTACATTAGTTACTGGAATTCTACAAAAAATTTGGTCAATATTTTGGTATCACTTCAGTTCGACTCTTTCA from Corticium candelabrum chromosome 22, ooCorCand1.1, whole genome shotgun sequence carries:
- the LOC134197390 gene encoding F-box/WD repeat-containing protein 5-like, translated to MTDELLQESVSFWLRLPNETTLRIFILLEDAELLACALACKHWYQLFCDPMLWKRKLQRRYASNSPLTQTSSLQFDDLCMYMSTYQRLQDEVPRVCVQELKQHSDEVLHVSFSHNAHLAATCSRDSTTRIWKINRHMLLEEKCVVSVRSSSSDINSMDSAHRSYFSPDDSYLAICGALADDTLAGVVKVYDVATNRFTVDHVVMPSDVYTTWISVSDLIIGYGDFDRSNKTSLFTLYRVDARCDYPLEGMCCIKLPGEGFIRQLSAACMKHEQSRHLFYVSDGEWTYPNQVACVDITMRKNSTGSDGHHLPTVSPSALADLNSFIVGLQVSADGSLVFVNCRPITSGNKVQLDNKLMASEKMELRVFMASKFIYSARCKWL